The following coding sequences lie in one Rutidosis leptorrhynchoides isolate AG116_Rl617_1_P2 chromosome 4, CSIRO_AGI_Rlap_v1, whole genome shotgun sequence genomic window:
- the LOC139845200 gene encoding ras-related protein RABD1: MSNEYDYLFKLLLIGDSSVGKSCLLLRFADDSYVDSYISTIGVDFKIRTVEQDGKTIKLQIWDTAGQERFRTITSSYYRGAHGIIIVYDVTDMESFNNVKQWLSEIDRYANESVCKLLVGNKCDLVENKVVDTQTAKAFADELGIPFLETSAKDSVNVEQAFLTMAAEIKKKMGNQPGGSKSANTVQIKGQPIEQKNSNCCG, encoded by the exons ATGAGCAACGAATA CGATTACCTGTTCAAACTGTTGCTTATTGGAGACTCCTCTGTCGGTAAATCATGTCTTCTTCTCAGATTCGCT GATGATTCTTATGTGGATAGTTACATAAGTACAATTGGAGTTGATTTT AAAATTAGGACTGTTGAGCAGGATGGGAAGACGATTAAGCTGCAGATT TGGGATACTGCAGGCCAGGAACGGTTTCGTACTATAACAAGTAGTTACTACAGAGGAGCACATGGAATAATT ATCGTGTATGATGTCACTGATATGGAGAGCTTCAACAATGTGAAGCAATGGCTGAGTGAAATAGATAGATATGCAAATGAATCAGTATGCAAACTTCTTGTTGGAAACAAATGTGATTTGGTTGAGAACAAGGTCGTTGACACACAAACAGCTAAG GCATTTGCAGATGAGCTTGGGATCCCATTTCTTGAGACCAGCGCAAAAGACTCTGTCAATGTGGAACAAGCTTTCTTGACAATGGCTGCCGAGATAAAGAAAAA AATGGGTAACCAGCCAGGTGGAAGCAAGTCTGCAAACACAGTTCAAATCAAAGGGCAGCCAATTGAGCAGAAGAACAGCAACTGTTGTGGTTAA
- the LOC139845202 gene encoding uncharacterized protein: MFLTSVVADALGVVTIFLITVLSLIGLLCILYSFYFRDHIRSQNRTQLRYFSGPWFVRIIFIIFAIWWGFGEIVRLEFLRRDGRVLHNLAPKLQETVCKCYIVSNLGFSEPCLFLTLVFLLHASLHRSESGPLSQKWNFKTTIYILLCIIPLFALQMTVVLVGPQYETDLHLNKNGYFFKITNDYPNDVARCYYPLLSTLFLGLFATLLTLYLFWLGKRILILVINKGLQRRVYTLIFFVSSFFPLRVLLLGLSVLFNPGDVVFEVIAFLAFVSLFCCVGVGICILVYFPIADSLALKNLQDMEATRRIIGENNETLSLIANHHNPLDDFMASSGRNSINSTKRGSISSRTMERDQQNGDRPVFVELSLFSPSQHSTPIGSPQLNGWPMLPLRSSL; this comes from the coding sequence ATGTTCCTGACGAGTGTAGTTGCTGATGCACTTGGTGTGGTTACAATCTTTCTCATCACCGTTTTATCTCTTATTGGTTTGCTCTGTATCTTGTACTCGTTCTATTTCCGAGATCACATTCGTAGTCAAAACCGTACCCAACTCAGATATTTCAGTGGCCCATGGTTTGTTcgaatcatcttcatcatttttgcAATCTGGTGGGGATTTGGAGAGATTGTACGCCTAGAATTCTTGAGACGTGACGGCCGGGTATTACACAATCTCGCCCCGAAATTGCAGGAAACTGTATGCAAATGTTACATCGTGTCAAACCTAGGATTTTCAGAACCGTGTCTGTTCCTCACTCTCGTTTTTCTTCTTCATGCATCCTTACACAGAAGCGAATCAGGCCCGCTGAGCCAAAAATGGAACTTCaaaacaacaatatacattcttttatgtaTTATACCGCTGTTCGCCCTTCAAATGACAGTTGTATTAGTTGGGCCTCAATACGAGACAGATCTGCACTTGAACAAAAACGGGTACTTTTTCAAAATCACAAACGATTATCCGAATGATGTTGCTCGCTGCTACTACCCTTTATTAAGTACCTTATTTCTCGGTCTTTTTGCCACCTTGTTAACACTTTATTTGTTCTGGTTGGGGAAGCGGATACTAATTTTGGTCATCAATAAGGGTTTGCAAAGAAGAGTGTACACATTGATATTTTTTGTTTCTAGTTTCTTTCCGCTACGTGTTCTGTTACTAGGGTTGTCCGTTTTATTTAATCCGGGGGATGTTGTGTTTGAAGTTATCGCATTCTTGGCTTTCGTTTCTCTTTTCTGCTGCGTCGGGGTTGGGATATGTATACTTGTTTACTTCCCGATTGCAGACTCGTTAGCGTTAAAGAATCTGCAAGATATGGAGGCTACAAGAAGGATTATTGGGGAAAATAATGAGACTTTGTCACTAATTGCTAACCATCATAACCCACTTGATGATTTTATGGCTAGCAGTGGGAGAAACTCGATAAATTCAACGAAAAGGGGATCAATTTCTTCTCGGACAATGGAAAGAGATCAACAAAACGGGGATCGACCTGTGTTTGTGGAGTTGAGCCTTTTTTCTCCGAGTCAACACTCTACCCCGATAGGTTCGCCTCAGCTTAATGGCTGGCCTATGCTTCCTTTGAGGTCTAGTTTATAA